One window of Microbacterium sp. Root61 genomic DNA carries:
- a CDS encoding HIT family protein, whose translation MDAENSLEDAATLAGVPDEFQRLWTPHRMAYIQAGPEPLREVCPFCAAPEKSDEDGLIVARGKTAYVLLNLFPYNSGHLLVCPYRHISTYDEATPEEVAEIGALTQQAMRVLRTVSRCDGFNLGMNQGAIAGAGVDAHLHQHIVPRWASDANFFPIIAKTKALPQLLGDVRRAVADAWGQ comes from the coding sequence ATGGATGCCGAGAACTCGTTGGAGGACGCCGCCACGCTGGCCGGCGTCCCCGACGAGTTCCAGCGGCTCTGGACGCCGCACCGGATGGCGTACATCCAGGCCGGCCCAGAGCCGCTGCGCGAGGTGTGCCCGTTCTGCGCGGCGCCGGAGAAGTCGGACGAAGACGGACTCATCGTGGCGCGAGGCAAGACCGCCTATGTGCTGCTGAACCTGTTCCCGTACAACTCCGGCCACCTCCTGGTGTGCCCGTACCGCCACATCTCGACCTACGACGAGGCCACGCCTGAGGAGGTCGCCGAGATCGGCGCCCTCACCCAGCAGGCGATGCGGGTGCTGCGCACGGTGTCACGGTGCGACGGCTTCAACCTGGGCATGAACCAGGGCGCGATCGCGGGAGCCGGGGTCGACGCACACCTGCACCAGCACATCGTGCCGCGCTGGGCGTCGGACGCGAACTTCTTCCCGATCATCGCCAAGACCAAGGCCCTGCCGCAGCTGCTCGGCGACGTGCGCCGCGCCGTGGCCGACGCCTGGGGTCAGTAG
- the pdxY gene encoding pyridoxal kinase PdxY — protein MKILSIQSAVAYGHVGNSAAVFPLQRIGVEVLPVYTVNFSNHTGYGAWRGPLISPDDVREVILGIEERGVFPQIDVILSGYQGGEGVADVILETVARVKAANPAAIYSCDPVMGNAKSGCFVAPAIPVLLRDRVVPAADIITPNQFELGFLTDTQPDTLESTLASVDLVRATGPQTVLVTSVERPDREDDSIEMLAVDDSGAWIVQTPYIPMKANGSGDVTAALFTAHYRSTGDLAESLARTTSSVFDLLTRTHASGERELQLIESQEAYAHPRMQFTARQVR, from the coding sequence GTGAAGATCCTCTCGATCCAGTCCGCCGTCGCCTACGGACACGTGGGCAACTCCGCCGCCGTGTTCCCGCTCCAGCGCATCGGCGTCGAGGTCCTCCCGGTGTACACCGTGAACTTCTCCAACCACACCGGGTACGGCGCGTGGCGCGGTCCCCTGATCAGCCCCGACGACGTCCGGGAGGTCATCCTCGGCATCGAGGAGCGCGGCGTCTTCCCCCAGATCGACGTCATCCTCTCCGGTTACCAGGGCGGTGAGGGCGTCGCGGACGTGATCCTCGAGACGGTGGCGCGCGTGAAGGCCGCGAACCCCGCCGCGATCTACTCGTGCGATCCCGTGATGGGAAATGCGAAGTCCGGATGCTTCGTGGCACCCGCGATCCCCGTGCTGCTGCGCGATCGGGTCGTGCCCGCCGCCGACATCATCACGCCGAACCAGTTCGAGCTCGGGTTCCTCACGGACACACAGCCCGACACCCTGGAATCCACCCTGGCCTCGGTCGATCTGGTGCGCGCGACCGGCCCGCAGACGGTCCTCGTCACGAGCGTCGAGCGACCCGACCGCGAGGACGACTCGATCGAGATGCTCGCCGTCGACGACAGCGGCGCCTGGATCGTGCAGACCCCATACATCCCGATGAAGGCGAACGGCTCCGGCGACGTGACGGCCGCGCTCTTCACGGCCCACTACCGTAGTACCGGCGACCTCGCGGAGTCGCTGGCCCGCACGACCTCGAGCGTGTTCGACCTGCTCACCCGCACCCACGCGTCGGGCGAGCGCGAACTGCAGCTCATCGAGTCGCAGGAGGCGTACGCGCACCCGCGGATGCAGTTCACCGCGCGCCAGGTGCGCTGA